From Granulicella sp. WH15, the proteins below share one genomic window:
- the aceB gene encoding malate synthase A encodes MSDFGNGVEILGAITEKYAEILTPEAVAFAVELQRKFNGRRKELMAKRVERQALLDAGVKPDFLPETAEIRAAEWSVAPLPADLLDRRVEITGPVDRKMIINALNSGSKVFMADFEDSTTPTWHNVIDGQVNLYDAVRRTITFTDEKTGKNYKLIENPAVLFVRVRGWHLDEAHVVVDGEPMSGGIFDFALYFFHNAKELLARGSGPYFYLPKMESHLEARLWNDIFVEAESKLGVKPGSIKATVLIETILATFEMDEILYELKDHSAGLNCGRWDYIFSYIKKFAGDTSMVLPDRGQVTMTTHFMRSYSKLAIKTCHHRNVSAMGGMSALIPIKNDPEANEKAIAGVRADKEREATDGHDGTWVAHPGLVPIALEVFNRVMPQPNQIDKQLPDYHVTAADLLQVPVGTCTEAGLRQNIAVGLGYVEAWLRGIGCVPLFNLMEDAATAEISRAQLWQWVHHHAKLVDGREVTAELCDTMIDEELEKAKATVDGERYKAYVNAAAMMRELIRGDKFIDFLTVPAYQRVLAEEHAAA; translated from the coding sequence ATGAGCGATTTCGGGAACGGCGTTGAGATTTTAGGTGCGATTACGGAGAAGTACGCGGAGATTTTGACTCCGGAGGCGGTAGCGTTTGCCGTGGAGCTGCAGCGCAAGTTCAACGGACGGCGCAAGGAGCTGATGGCCAAGCGTGTTGAGCGCCAGGCGCTTCTCGATGCCGGGGTGAAGCCCGACTTTCTGCCCGAGACGGCGGAGATTCGCGCGGCGGAGTGGAGCGTTGCTCCGCTGCCGGCGGACCTGCTCGATCGGCGCGTCGAGATCACCGGGCCGGTGGATCGGAAGATGATTATCAATGCGCTGAACTCGGGCTCGAAGGTCTTCATGGCGGACTTTGAGGACTCGACCACGCCGACCTGGCATAACGTGATCGACGGGCAGGTCAATCTGTACGACGCTGTGCGGCGGACGATTACGTTTACCGATGAGAAGACCGGGAAGAACTATAAGCTGATCGAGAATCCGGCGGTGCTCTTTGTGCGCGTGCGCGGGTGGCATCTGGATGAGGCGCATGTGGTGGTCGATGGCGAGCCGATGAGCGGCGGTATCTTCGACTTTGCGCTTTACTTCTTCCATAACGCCAAGGAGTTGCTGGCGCGTGGGTCCGGACCTTACTTCTACCTGCCGAAGATGGAGAGCCATCTGGAGGCTCGGCTGTGGAACGACATCTTTGTCGAGGCTGAGAGCAAGCTGGGCGTGAAGCCGGGTTCGATCAAGGCTACGGTCCTGATCGAGACGATTCTTGCGACCTTCGAGATGGATGAGATTCTTTATGAGCTGAAGGACCACTCGGCTGGGCTGAACTGCGGGCGTTGGGACTACATCTTCTCGTACATCAAGAAGTTTGCGGGGGATACCAGCATGGTGCTGCCGGATCGCGGACAGGTGACGATGACGACGCACTTTATGCGCAGTTACTCGAAGCTGGCTATTAAGACTTGTCATCATCGCAACGTGAGCGCGATGGGCGGGATGAGCGCGCTGATTCCGATCAAGAACGATCCTGAGGCCAATGAGAAGGCGATTGCGGGCGTGCGCGCGGATAAGGAGCGCGAGGCTACCGATGGGCATGATGGGACGTGGGTGGCGCATCCAGGGTTGGTGCCGATTGCGCTCGAGGTCTTCAACCGCGTGATGCCGCAGCCGAACCAGATCGATAAGCAACTGCCGGATTATCATGTGACCGCGGCGGATCTGTTGCAGGTTCCTGTGGGTACGTGCACGGAGGCTGGGCTGCGGCAGAATATCGCCGTCGGGTTGGGTTATGTGGAGGCGTGGCTGCGCGGAATCGGGTGCGTGCCGCTCTTCAACCTGATGGAGGACGCGGCTACGGCGGAGATCAGCCGGGCGCAGCTTTGGCAGTGGGTGCATCATCATGCGAAGCTCGTCGATGGTCGTGAGGTGACGGCGGAGCTTTGCGACACGATGATCGATGAGGAACTGGAGAAGGCTAAGGCTACCGTCGATGGGGAGCGGTACAAGGCTTATGTGAACGCGGCGGCGATGATGCGGGAGCTGATCCGGGGAGATAAGTTTATCGACTTCCTTACGGTTCCGGCTTATCAGCGGGTGTTGGCAGAGGAGCATGCGGCTGCTTAG
- a CDS encoding L-lactate permease has translation MLMIPATTLSPFALCAALPLQWQQSYDPTHHWWLSTLFAALPLLALLIALLGLRMKAHLSALVALAVAIIVALGLFHMPVGLASLATLYGAAYGLFPVFWIIFPVIFLYQLTIRAGRFQLLQDCLVGVTEDSRLQLLLIAFAFGAFFEGASGFGTPVAVCGTILIGLGFAPLEAAGLALLANTAPVAFGALGTPVIALGGVTGLNTLLLTRVIAALLTPFCVIVPFWLIWAYAGFKRMIEIWPAILLTGVTFALTQLLMATFHGPWLVDITASVVTIAVLVLFLRFWRPKTILTTARETVAHRTDNSARQAGHVIRRAALPWVILAVFVTIWGSPSIERAISAATTLLIPVPGLNKVVFRMPPAVPTMTAEAAVFNFNWLSATGTGILIAAIIAALLMKLKPKDIVEVFGKAAYSTRFTMITIASLMGLGFLTRFCGLDATLGLAFARTGVLYPFFGTMIGWLGTASTGSDTSSNVLFGSLQKLTAQQLNISPYLMTGANSGGGVMGKMVAPQSVVVASTATGCYGKEGSIIRFVILHSLALTCLMGLLVSLVVYSPTLTKLLLQ, from the coding sequence ATGCTCATGATCCCTGCGACGACGCTCTCTCCTTTCGCACTTTGCGCAGCGCTCCCGCTGCAGTGGCAACAGAGCTACGACCCGACCCATCACTGGTGGCTATCCACCTTGTTTGCCGCACTGCCTCTGCTCGCGCTCCTCATCGCGCTGCTAGGCCTGCGCATGAAGGCCCACCTCTCGGCTCTGGTGGCCCTTGCCGTCGCCATCATTGTAGCCCTCGGCCTCTTCCACATGCCCGTCGGCCTGGCCTCGCTTGCCACGCTCTACGGAGCCGCCTACGGCCTCTTCCCTGTTTTCTGGATCATCTTCCCCGTCATCTTCCTCTACCAGCTCACCATCCGCGCCGGCCGCTTCCAGCTCCTGCAGGACTGCCTCGTCGGCGTCACCGAGGACAGCCGCCTGCAGCTCCTCCTCATCGCCTTCGCCTTCGGAGCCTTCTTCGAGGGAGCCTCCGGCTTCGGCACCCCTGTAGCCGTCTGCGGAACCATCCTCATCGGCCTTGGCTTCGCCCCACTCGAAGCCGCCGGTCTCGCGCTCCTCGCCAATACAGCCCCCGTAGCCTTCGGAGCCCTCGGCACCCCCGTCATCGCGCTCGGCGGAGTCACCGGACTCAACACACTTCTCCTCACCCGCGTCATCGCCGCGCTGCTCACTCCCTTCTGCGTCATCGTTCCCTTCTGGCTCATCTGGGCCTATGCGGGCTTCAAGCGCATGATCGAGATATGGCCCGCCATCCTGCTCACCGGCGTCACCTTCGCCCTCACGCAACTCCTTATGGCCACCTTCCACGGTCCCTGGCTGGTCGACATCACCGCCTCCGTCGTCACCATCGCCGTGCTGGTACTCTTCCTCCGCTTCTGGCGTCCGAAGACCATCCTCACCACCGCCCGCGAGACCGTCGCCCACCGCACTGACAACTCCGCCCGCCAGGCTGGCCACGTCATCCGCCGCGCCGCGCTCCCCTGGGTTATCCTGGCTGTCTTCGTCACCATCTGGGGCTCGCCCAGCATCGAGCGCGCCATCTCTGCCGCGACCACCCTCCTCATCCCCGTCCCCGGCCTCAACAAGGTAGTCTTCCGTATGCCGCCCGCCGTTCCCACCATGACCGCCGAGGCCGCAGTCTTCAACTTCAACTGGCTCTCGGCCACCGGCACCGGCATCCTCATCGCCGCCATCATCGCGGCCCTCCTGATGAAGCTAAAGCCCAAGGACATCGTCGAAGTCTTCGGCAAGGCAGCCTACAGCACCCGCTTCACCATGATCACCATCGCCTCCCTCATGGGCCTGGGCTTCCTCACCCGCTTCTGCGGCCTCGACGCGACACTAGGACTAGCCTTCGCTCGCACCGGCGTCCTCTACCCCTTCTTCGGCACCATGATTGGCTGGCTCGGCACCGCCTCCACCGGCTCCGACACCTCCTCCAACGTCCTCTTCGGCAGCCTGCAAAAACTAACCGCTCAACAACTCAATATCTCCCCCTACCTGATGACCGGCGCCAACTCCGGCGGCGGCGTCATGGGTAAGATGGTCGCGCCACAAAGCGTAGTCGTAGCCAGCACAGCCACCGGCTGCTACGGCAAAGAGGGCAGCATCATCCGCTTCGTCATACTGCACAGCCTCGCACTCACCTGCCTCATGGGCCTGTTGGTCTCGCTGGTCGTCTACTCCCCTACCCTCACCAAGCTGCTACTTCAATAG
- the larA gene encoding nickel-dependent lactate racemase has product MTEVRFAFGKQGIAVALPDGPRYEVIESRTAAAVPDVAAALEAALDHPVAGPPLLEMARGKNTAAISVCDITRPAPNRLTLPPLLRRLHEGGIPVDGITILIATGLHRGATEDEIRSIVGPEIASSYRVVNHDAKAGEEHRFLGNSRSGTPVYIDERFMAADLHLTLGFIEPHLMAGFSGGRKLVTPGVAGQQTIKVIHSPKFMREPMATEGSTAGNPLHAELIELAGMARHDFMLDVTLTHDRQISGVFAGEPVAAHAAGVEFLRRTSLEKLTGLADVVITSAAGHPLDLTFYQTIKGVTAAQHVVKPGGRILTLGECSEGIGSPEFAEKLRSLVSFEGYLEEIRETPVVADQWQLEKLALIGTKNEVFFYTPGVEKTDLGSLGTNTFDSLSDAVSTVLEGLPENARVALIPEGPYVYARLVE; this is encoded by the coding sequence ATGACAGAGGTTCGCTTCGCATTCGGAAAGCAGGGCATCGCGGTGGCCTTGCCCGATGGCCCCAGGTATGAGGTGATCGAGAGCCGTACGGCCGCGGCAGTGCCCGATGTGGCGGCTGCGCTGGAGGCTGCGCTGGATCATCCGGTGGCGGGGCCGCCGCTGCTGGAAATGGCGCGGGGCAAGAATACGGCTGCTATCTCGGTCTGCGATATTACTCGGCCTGCTCCTAATCGGTTGACGCTGCCGCCGTTGCTGCGGCGACTGCATGAGGGAGGAATTCCGGTAGATGGAATTACGATCCTGATTGCGACGGGGCTGCATCGGGGCGCTACTGAGGATGAGATTCGCAGCATCGTCGGTCCGGAGATTGCGTCGAGCTATCGCGTAGTGAACCATGATGCGAAGGCGGGGGAGGAGCATCGGTTTCTTGGTAACAGCAGGAGTGGCACGCCGGTCTATATCGACGAGCGCTTTATGGCTGCGGACCTGCACCTGACCCTGGGATTTATTGAGCCGCACCTGATGGCTGGGTTCTCCGGCGGGCGGAAGCTGGTGACGCCGGGTGTGGCTGGGCAGCAGACGATCAAGGTGATTCATTCGCCGAAGTTTATGCGGGAGCCGATGGCTACGGAGGGTTCGACTGCGGGTAATCCGCTGCATGCTGAGTTGATCGAGCTGGCGGGAATGGCTCGGCATGACTTTATGCTGGATGTGACCTTGACCCACGATCGTCAGATATCGGGCGTCTTTGCTGGTGAGCCGGTGGCGGCGCACGCGGCTGGCGTGGAGTTTTTGCGGCGGACCTCGCTGGAGAAGTTGACGGGGCTGGCAGATGTGGTGATTACCAGTGCCGCGGGGCATCCGCTGGATCTTACTTTCTATCAGACGATCAAGGGTGTTACTGCCGCGCAGCATGTCGTGAAGCCGGGTGGGAGGATACTGACGCTGGGCGAGTGCTCGGAGGGGATCGGCTCGCCGGAGTTCGCGGAGAAGCTGCGGAGTCTGGTGAGTTTTGAAGGGTATCTCGAAGAGATTCGCGAGACGCCGGTGGTGGCGGATCAGTGGCAGTTGGAGAAGCTGGCTCTGATTGGGACGAAGAATGAAGTGTTCTTCTATACTCCCGGGGTGGAGAAGACGGACCTCGGAAGCCTGGGTACAAATACGTTTGATTCTCTGAGCGATGCGGTGTCGACGGTGCTCGAAGGTCTTCCGGAGAATGCAAGGGTTGCACTAATTCCTGAAGGGCCGTATGTTTATGCACGTCTGGTGGAATAG